Proteins found in one Zea mays cultivar B73 chromosome 1, Zm-B73-REFERENCE-NAM-5.0, whole genome shotgun sequence genomic segment:
- the LOC118473606 gene encoding probable glutamyl endopeptidase, chloroplastic isoform X1, with product MSSISILHRSCLRLGLLPFSPLRARATTLRLPLPLPQPRRHLHLPRRSAMSSAASRLSHIAAATGGGGGAAGESNESPPAASAATQEDDGLSSGDMGYRLPPKEIQDIVDAPPLPVLSFSPNKDKILFLKRRALPPLSDIAKPEEKLAGLRIDGNSNTRSRMSFYTGISIHKLLDDGTLGPEKEVHGYPVGARINFVTWSQDGRHISFSIRVDEEDSKSGKLRVWIADVESGEARPLFKSPEIYLNAIFDSFVWVNDCTLLVCTIPATRGDPPHKPSVPSGPKIQSNESKNVVQARTFQDLLKDEYDAKLFDYYATSQLVLASLDGTVKPIGPPAIYTSVDPSPDDKYIMLSSIHRPYSYIVPCGRFPKKVELWTVDGKFIRELCDLPLAEDIPITMSSVRKGKRSINWRPDKPSMLYWVETQDGGDAKVEVSPRDIVYMENAEPINGEHPEILHKLDLRYAGTSWCDESLALVYESWFKTRKIRTWVLSPDKKDVSPRVLFDRSSEDVYSDPGSPMMRRTVMGTYVIAKIKKEDGNIYVLLNGMGATPEGNIPFLDLFDINTGSKERIWESDREKYYETVVALMSDKTDGELLLDQLKILTSKESKTENTQYYLQTWPEKNQVKITNFPHPYPQLASLYKEMIRYQRKDGVQLTANLYLPPGYDSSKDGPLPCLVWSYPGEFKSKDAAGQVRGSPNEFPGIGATSPLLWLARGFVILSGPTIPIIGEGDEEANDRYVEQLVTSAEAAVEEVVKRGVAHPDKIAVGGHSYGAFMTANLLAHAPHLFCCGIARSGAYNRTLTPFGFQNEDRTLWEATNTYVEMSPFMSANKIKKPILLIHGEQDNNSGTLTMQSDRFFNALKGHGALSRLVILPFESHGYSARESIMHVLWETDRWLQNYCVNGTSKVDSVSEADSKNKTLSASGGSAAREGLNPEELSSLPRSLLW from the exons GTCTTTCATCTGGGGATATGGGCTACCGCCTTCCTCCAAAAGAAATACAGGACATTGTTGATGCACCACCACTTCCTGTCTTGTCATTCTCTCCAAACAAAGATAAAATTCTGTTTCTGAAGCGTCGAGCACTGCCACCACTATCAGACATTGCAAAGCCTGAGGAGAAGCTTGCTGGTCTAAGGATTGATGGAAATTCTAATACTAGGAGCCGAAT GTCTTTCTACACTGGAATAAGTATCCATAAGCTGTTAGACGATGGGACTTTGGGCCCAGAGAAAGAGGTGCATGGATATCCAGTAGGTGCAAGGATTAATTTTGTCACCTG GTCACAAGACGGCCGTCATATATCCTTCAGTATTCGAGTCGATGAG GAAGACAGCAAAAGTGGAAAGCTGAGAGTGTGGATTGCTGATGTGGAGTCTGGAGAAGCAAGGCCACTTTTTAAATCGCCTGAAATATACCTAAATGCTATTTTTGACAG CTTTGTATGGGTTAATGATTGTACACTGCTAGTCTGCACTATTCCTGCGACACGTGGAGATCCACCACATAAGCCATCAGTTCCATCTGGCCCGAAAATTCAATCTAATGAGTCAAAGAATGTAGTCCAAGCGAGAACTTTCCAAGATCTTCTGAAAGATGAATATGATGCAAAACTATTTGATTACTATGCAACCTCACAGCTTGTGTTGGCCTCTTTGGATGGAACAGTGAAGCCAATTGGCCCTCCAGCTATATATACATCTGTTGATCCATCACCGGATGATAAATACATAATGCTTTCTTCTATCCACCGCCCATATTCCTACATTGTACCTTGTGGGAGGTTTCCAAAGAAAGTTGAGTTGTGGACTGTAGATGGAAAGTTTATTAGGGAACTTTGTGATTTGCCCCTGGCTGAGGACATTCCAATTACGATGAGCAGTGTACGCAAGGGTAAGCGCTCAATTAATTGGAGGCCAGACAAACCTTCGATGCTGTACTG GGTGGAGACACAAGATGGTGGAGATGCAAAAGTAGAAGTCTCCCCTCGTGACATAGTTTACATGGAAAATGCTGAGCCTATAAATGGTGAACACCCAGAGATTCTGCATAAACTTGACCTTCGCTATGC TGGCACCTCTTGGTGTGATGAATCTCTTGCTTTAGTGTATGAATCTTGGTTTAAAACTCGGAAAATCagaacatgggtgctctctcctgATAAAAAAGATGTCAGCCCACGCGTTTTATTCGACCGGTCTTCAGAAGATGTATACTCTGACCCTGGCTCACCAATGATGCGAAGAACTGTGATGGGAACATATGTCATCGCAAAGATCAAGAAAGAAGACGGAAATATTTATGTCTTGTTGAATGGGATGGGTGCCACACCAGAAGGAAATATTCCATTCCTCGATTTGTTTGATAT AAATACTGGGAGTAAAGAGCGTATATGGGAGAGCGACAGGGAAAAGTACTATGAAACTGTTGTTGCACTGATGTCAGACAAAACTGACGGGGAACTGCTCCTTGATCAGTTAAAGATACTTACGTCGAAAGAATCAAAAACAGAAAACACACAATATTACTTGCAGACTTGGCCAGAAAAGAATCAAGTTAAGATAACAAATTTCCCCCACCCATATCCTCAGCTTGCTTCATTGTATAAGGAAATGATAAGATACCAGCGAAAGGATGGAGTTCAACTTACAGCAAACTTATACCTGCCCCCAGGGTATGATTCATCAAAAGATGGACCTTTGCCATGTCTAGTTTGGTCCTACCCTGGTGAATTTAAAAGCAAAGATGCTGCTGGTCAAGTTCGTGGTTCCCCTAATGAATTTCCAGGGATTGGTGCTACATCTCCTCTTCTTTGGTTAGCTAGAGG GTTTGTGATTCTGTCTGGTCCGACAATCCCAATTATCGGTGAAGGCGATGAAGAGGCCAATGACAG ATATGTGGAACAACTAGTAACGAGTGCAGAGGCTGCAGTTGAGGAAGTTGTCAAAAGAGGG GTGGCTCACCCTGATAAAATTGCTGTCGGTGGTCATTCATATGGTGCATTCATGACAGCTAATCTGCTGGCTCACGCTCCTCATCTTTTCTGCTGTGGAATCGCTCGCTCTGGAGCTTACAACAGGACTCTAACTCCATTTGGTTTTCAG AACGAGGATAGAACACTCTGGGAGGCAACAAACACATATGTCGAGATGAGCCCTTTCATGTCTGCAAACAAAATCAAGAAACCAATTTTACTTATCCATGGAGAGCAGGACAACAATTCTGGGACATTGACAATGCAG tCAGACCGATTCTTCAATGCCTTGAAAGGTCATGGTGCACTGTCTCGTTTGGTAATACTTCCTTTTGAGAGCCATGGGTACTCTGCCAGGGAGAGTATCATGCACGTCCTCTGGGAGACCGATAGGTGGTTGCAGAACTACTGTGTAAATGGTACTAGCAAGGTTGACTCAGTGTCAGAGGCTGacagtaaaaacaaaacattgtcAGCTAGTGGTGGCAGTGCAGCCCGTGAAGGTCTAAACCCTGAGGAACTCTCATCATTACCAAGATCGCTTCTGTGGTAA
- the LOC118473606 gene encoding probable glutamyl endopeptidase, chloroplastic isoform X2, whose translation MSSISILHRSCLRLGLLPFSPLRARATTLRLPLPLPQPRRHLHLPRRSAMSSAASRLSHIAAATGGGGGAAGESNESPPAASAATQEDDGLSSGDMGYRLPPKEIQDIVDAPPLPVLSFSPNKDKILFLKRRALPPLSDIAKPEEKLAGLRIDGNSNTRSRMSFYTGISIHKLLDDGTLGPEKEVHGYPVGARINFVTWSQDGRHISFSIRVDEEDSKSGKLRVWIADVESGEARPLFKSPEIYLNAIFDSFVWVNDCTLLVCTIPATRGDPPHKPSVPSGPKIQSNESKNVVQARTFQDLLKDEYDAKLFDYYATSQLVLASLDGTVKPIGPPAIYTSVDPSPDDKYIMLSSIHRPYSYIVPCGRFPKKVELWTVDGKFIRELCDLPLAEDIPITMSSVRKGKRSINWRPDKPSMLYWVETQDGGDAKVEVSPRDIVYMENAEPINGEHPEILHKLDLRYAGTSWCDESLALVYESWFKTRKIRTWVLSPDKKDVSPRVLFDRSSEDVYSDPGSPMMRRTVMGTYVIAKIKKEDGNIYVLLNGMGATPEGNIPFLDLFDINTGSKERIWESDREKYYETVVALMSDKTDGELLLDQLKILTSKESKTENTQYYLQTWPEKNQVKITNFPHPYPQLASLYKEMIRYQRKDGVQLTANLYLPPGYDSSKDGPLPCLVWSYPGEFKSKDAAGQVRGSPNEFPGIGATSPLLWLARGFVILSGPTIPIIGEGDEEANDRYVEQLVTSAEAAVEEVVKRGVAHPDKIAVGGHSYGAFMTANLLAHAPHLFCCGIARSGAYNRTLTPFGFQNEDRTLWEATNTYVEMSPFMSANKIKKPILLIHGEQDNNSGTLTMQSDRFFNALKGHGALSRLVILPFESHGYSARESIMHVLWETDRWLQNYCVNGTSKVDSVSEADSKNKTLSASGGSAAREGLNPEELSSLPRSLL comes from the exons GTCTTTCATCTGGGGATATGGGCTACCGCCTTCCTCCAAAAGAAATACAGGACATTGTTGATGCACCACCACTTCCTGTCTTGTCATTCTCTCCAAACAAAGATAAAATTCTGTTTCTGAAGCGTCGAGCACTGCCACCACTATCAGACATTGCAAAGCCTGAGGAGAAGCTTGCTGGTCTAAGGATTGATGGAAATTCTAATACTAGGAGCCGAAT GTCTTTCTACACTGGAATAAGTATCCATAAGCTGTTAGACGATGGGACTTTGGGCCCAGAGAAAGAGGTGCATGGATATCCAGTAGGTGCAAGGATTAATTTTGTCACCTG GTCACAAGACGGCCGTCATATATCCTTCAGTATTCGAGTCGATGAG GAAGACAGCAAAAGTGGAAAGCTGAGAGTGTGGATTGCTGATGTGGAGTCTGGAGAAGCAAGGCCACTTTTTAAATCGCCTGAAATATACCTAAATGCTATTTTTGACAG CTTTGTATGGGTTAATGATTGTACACTGCTAGTCTGCACTATTCCTGCGACACGTGGAGATCCACCACATAAGCCATCAGTTCCATCTGGCCCGAAAATTCAATCTAATGAGTCAAAGAATGTAGTCCAAGCGAGAACTTTCCAAGATCTTCTGAAAGATGAATATGATGCAAAACTATTTGATTACTATGCAACCTCACAGCTTGTGTTGGCCTCTTTGGATGGAACAGTGAAGCCAATTGGCCCTCCAGCTATATATACATCTGTTGATCCATCACCGGATGATAAATACATAATGCTTTCTTCTATCCACCGCCCATATTCCTACATTGTACCTTGTGGGAGGTTTCCAAAGAAAGTTGAGTTGTGGACTGTAGATGGAAAGTTTATTAGGGAACTTTGTGATTTGCCCCTGGCTGAGGACATTCCAATTACGATGAGCAGTGTACGCAAGGGTAAGCGCTCAATTAATTGGAGGCCAGACAAACCTTCGATGCTGTACTG GGTGGAGACACAAGATGGTGGAGATGCAAAAGTAGAAGTCTCCCCTCGTGACATAGTTTACATGGAAAATGCTGAGCCTATAAATGGTGAACACCCAGAGATTCTGCATAAACTTGACCTTCGCTATGC TGGCACCTCTTGGTGTGATGAATCTCTTGCTTTAGTGTATGAATCTTGGTTTAAAACTCGGAAAATCagaacatgggtgctctctcctgATAAAAAAGATGTCAGCCCACGCGTTTTATTCGACCGGTCTTCAGAAGATGTATACTCTGACCCTGGCTCACCAATGATGCGAAGAACTGTGATGGGAACATATGTCATCGCAAAGATCAAGAAAGAAGACGGAAATATTTATGTCTTGTTGAATGGGATGGGTGCCACACCAGAAGGAAATATTCCATTCCTCGATTTGTTTGATAT AAATACTGGGAGTAAAGAGCGTATATGGGAGAGCGACAGGGAAAAGTACTATGAAACTGTTGTTGCACTGATGTCAGACAAAACTGACGGGGAACTGCTCCTTGATCAGTTAAAGATACTTACGTCGAAAGAATCAAAAACAGAAAACACACAATATTACTTGCAGACTTGGCCAGAAAAGAATCAAGTTAAGATAACAAATTTCCCCCACCCATATCCTCAGCTTGCTTCATTGTATAAGGAAATGATAAGATACCAGCGAAAGGATGGAGTTCAACTTACAGCAAACTTATACCTGCCCCCAGGGTATGATTCATCAAAAGATGGACCTTTGCCATGTCTAGTTTGGTCCTACCCTGGTGAATTTAAAAGCAAAGATGCTGCTGGTCAAGTTCGTGGTTCCCCTAATGAATTTCCAGGGATTGGTGCTACATCTCCTCTTCTTTGGTTAGCTAGAGG GTTTGTGATTCTGTCTGGTCCGACAATCCCAATTATCGGTGAAGGCGATGAAGAGGCCAATGACAG ATATGTGGAACAACTAGTAACGAGTGCAGAGGCTGCAGTTGAGGAAGTTGTCAAAAGAGGG GTGGCTCACCCTGATAAAATTGCTGTCGGTGGTCATTCATATGGTGCATTCATGACAGCTAATCTGCTGGCTCACGCTCCTCATCTTTTCTGCTGTGGAATCGCTCGCTCTGGAGCTTACAACAGGACTCTAACTCCATTTGGTTTTCAG AACGAGGATAGAACACTCTGGGAGGCAACAAACACATATGTCGAGATGAGCCCTTTCATGTCTGCAAACAAAATCAAGAAACCAATTTTACTTATCCATGGAGAGCAGGACAACAATTCTGGGACATTGACAATGCAG tCAGACCGATTCTTCAATGCCTTGAAAGGTCATGGTGCACTGTCTCGTTTGGTAATACTTCCTTTTGAGAGCCATGGGTACTCTGCCAGGGAGAGTATCATGCACGTCCTCTGGGAGACCGATAGGTGGTTGCAGAACTACTGTGTAAATGGTACTAGCAAGGTTGACTCAGTGTCAGAGGCTGacagtaaaaacaaaacattgtcAGCTAGTGGTGGCAGTGCAGCCCGTGAAGGTCTAAACCCTGAGGAACTCTCATCATTACCAAGATCGCTTCTGTG